In Heterodontus francisci isolate sHetFra1 unplaced genomic scaffold, sHetFra1.hap1 HAP1_SCAFFOLD_507, whole genome shotgun sequence, the following are encoded in one genomic region:
- the LOC137363999 gene encoding probable G-protein coupled receptor 139, with product MGRSISSYVNYLSANYDSFSLELRILFVLTIFQYIYYPILAIVGVPVNLVTIMILSRGKCGLSECVTRYLVAMAVADLLVVIIDLILRQIPILYREQFLFLQSIDVCNIHAVLLFAATDCSVWFTVSFTFDRFVAICCQKLKSKYCTERTATVVLGTITLLSSLKNITWYFMLTGRYVLFNNPWFCLVMMNVWLSPVWVGIEFLHYIVTPCVPFVVILLLNAFTVRHILVSSRGRKRLRACSNGENPRDPEMESRRKSIILLLVISANFILLWAMFTVSLLALRMLYLGYYSADLPDFVMEMAFMLQLLSCCTNTCIYAVTQAKFRKQLKNMLQYPFTRMNKLIH from the exons ATGGGCAGGAGCATCTCCTCGTATGTTAActatctttctgcaaattatgattccTTCTCATTAGAACTTCGGATCCTTTTTGTACTAACCAtttttcaatacatttactatccaatcctcgctattgttggtgtccctg ttaacctaGTGACAATTATGATCCTGTCACGGGGCAAGTGTGGTCTCTccgaatgtgtcactcgctacctggtggccatggcagtagcagatctcctggttgttatcatcgacctgatattgaggcagattccaattctttatcgggaacagtttcttTTCTTGCAGTCTATCGACGTTTGCAATATCCACGCCGTTCTGCTGTTTGCAGCcactgactgttctgtctggttcaccgtttcttttaccttcgatcgatttgtggccatttgttgccagaagttgaaaagtAAATATTGTACGGAAAGAACGGCGACGGTCGTCCTGGGAACAATAACTTTGCTGAGCTCTTTGaaaaacatcacctggtattttatgttgaCAGGTCGTTATGTGCTGTTCAACAATCCATGGTTTTGTTTGGTAATGATGAATGTTTGGTTATCTCCGGTCTGGGTAGGAATTGAGTTCCTCCATTACATTGTAACCCCGTGTGTCCCATTTgttgtgattctgctgctcaacgctttcactgtcaggcacattttagtgagcagcagagggcgcaAGAGGCTCCGGGCTTGTAGCAATGGGGAGAATCCCAGGGACCCAGAAATGGAGAGCCGCAGAAAATCCATCATCTTATTGTTAGTTATCTCAGCGAATTTCATACTCTTATGGGCAATGTTTACGGTGAGTCTGCTAGCTCTCCGAATGCTGTATTTGGGGTATTATTCTGCAGATCTACCTGATTTTGTAATGGAAATGGCTTTCATGTTGCAGctactgagttgctgcacaaacacttgtatttatgctgtgacccaggcCAAGTTCAGAAAGCAATTGAAAAATATGCTGCAATATCCCTTTACTCGAATGAATAAATTGATTCATTGA